In Marinobacter salinisoli, the DNA window ATCTGGCCACCGCCGATGTTCTGGTCGCCGGCCGCGGCACGGATCGGGCTGGCAAAGGCCAGGTCCTCCTCGCGATTCACCACCATGCCAATGTTTTGCGCCGCGTTACGGGTCGGCTGAATCAGATACTTGTCACCGGGATTAAAGTCGCCCCCTTCAATACGAATGTTGAAGCCAGGCATGGAAATCTCGGACTGCACCGGATCGGGCAGACGCCCCTGATTAACGATCTTGCCGGACATCTGGTCGATCAACTCGAAATTGCGGCCGTCGCCGCTGAACTGCAGGCTATAACTGCTGGCCGCCAGCACGCTGCTGTCGGTAATTTCGACCGCCAGCCGCCCGGTTTGAGGAGGCTGGTTGCTGGCGCTGGCAATGACCCGGCTACGCTGCAGCGTGAGATCGTTTACATCCTGGAAGAACAGGCCGCCAAGGTCGCCTTCAAGGTCCATTCCGATTTCGTGCTGTTGATTAACAGAGGCAGACAGCGCAATCGCGATGCGACCCAGCTCATCAGCCGCCGGCTTCAGGGCTTCCTGGTCGAAGCGCCGAAGACCACCGAGCTTTCCGCCCACAATCTGCTCATCAATGTTGAGGGTGCGCCCGCCATTGCTCAGCGTAAACGACAGCCGCGTCGGGTCTTCGGCATTTTCAGTGGTGCCAAAGGCAGCGGCATTGTTGCCCACGACCAGGGACAGACCGTTGGACAGAGCCACATTCACCTGGCTGCCTTCTGCTTCAGACACCTTGATGCTGACCAGTTCCGACAGCTGCCGGAGGGCCTCGTCCCGCTGATCCAGCAATTCATTCGGCATCTTGCCCTGAGCAAGCCCCGGCGATTCAGAAATCGCCAGATTCAGTTCTGCAATTGTTTTCAGCAGCGCGTTGGCGTCCTTCACACCCTGCTGCATCTGGGTCTTGATCGACTCGCGCTGCTGGATGAATTCCTGATGGAGCGACTGGAAGCGGTTAACCACCTGCTCCGCTTCGCTGAGAACCAGCTGGCGCTGCGGCAGGGAGGTCGGATCTTCAGCGGCGTTCTGAAGCGCCGCAAAGAAATTGTTCAGGGCATCACTAAGCCCGGTGGCTTCGCCACCGAGCAGATTATCCAGCCGGCTCAGCTCCGCGTTCAGCGCCTGTTGCTCACCATAGAGCGTGCTGTCTTCCCGAACCTGCTGCACCAAAAACTCATTCGCCAACCGACGGATGTTGGTCACATTCACACCACTGCCAATGGTGCCAGCACCGGTACGTTGCCCCTCTTGGGTTTCGAACAACACCTCCTGGCGGCTGTAACCATCGGTATTAGCGTTGGTGATGTTGTTGCCAGTGGTGTTCAGGGCTGTCTGGTGACTCAAGATGCCGCTCAGACCAATACCAAGCAGTCCTGCCATCAGAAGTTCTCCTCTGTATCGCTAGCGCCCAATGACAGAGTCATAAGCGAATCGCGATTCATGATCTGGCGGATCTTGTCGCCATAGTTCGGGTCCGTGGCGTAGCCCGCTTCCTGCAGTTTTTCTGCAAACAGCTCTGGCTTGTCGGCGACCGCCAGCACCTCGCGGTAGCGGGGGTTCGATTCCAGAAACGCGACATAATCCCGGAAGCTGGATTCGTAGTCGGGGTATGCACGGAACGCCGCCTGCTCTTTCATTGGCAGGCCATCCCGGTACTCGGTGGTGGTGATGCTGACCGCTTCACCCTGCCAGCGGCTGTCAGCCTTGATGCCAAACAGGTTGTGACTGGGCTGATGGTTGTCGCCCTTGATCATGTAGCGCCCCCAGCCGGTTTCCAGTGCCGCCTGTGCCACCATCAGCTTCGGATCAATTCCGCTGTCGCCGGCAACCTGCTCGGCCAGCGGCAGCAACGCGTGAACGAACTGCTCCGGGGAATCAAACTGATCCGGCAAGGACTTGCCGGCCTCAGCCGACGCGACGTTGACCGTATCGGCGACCGACTTCACCTGCTCCACCCGCTCCGGCAGCCGGGACGACAGTGCCGGCAGGTTTCGATCGTAATCCGCGAGGCTGCGCTTCAGACGCTCAGCGCCCGGCGCATCAACTCCCGGAACCTGCTGGCCGAGCTGGCGCACAAGCGCTTCAGCAATGCCAGTGCCATGGCCATGGCCTTTTGCCATGCTGAGGCTGATCTGGCTGTCAAACATGTCCCGGTAAAACTCAGACTGACTGCTGTTCAGGTGATTCCCCTCGGCAAACACAGCACCGGCCTTGCGCATAGACTTGAGCATTTCGGACAGGAACAGACTTTCAAACTGCTTGGCAACTTGCTCAAGCGCGGCCTGTTTGTCGGTGCGAGCCTGGGCCTTCAAGGCGTTCAAACCATTGAAGTCGGTGTATACCTGGGCCTGCTGCAGCTGATAATCCTTCATCGCGCCCCTAGATGACAATCAGCTCGGCGCGCAGAGCGCCCGCCTGTTTCAGGGCTTCGAGAACCGCCATCACATCACCGGGCGCCGCACCGACCTGGTTTACCGCCTGGACAATCTCGTTCAAGGTGACCGCCGGACCGAACTTGAACATGCGCGCCGGCTCTTCGGTGACAGCAATCTGGGTATCCTGCTGAAGCGCCGTCTCGCCTTGGGCAAACGGATTCGGCTGCACCACTTCCGGGTTTTCCTGAATGGTCACTGTCAGGTTGCCATGGGTAACCGCGGCCGGGCTGACCTGAACGTTCTGGCCCACCACAATGGTGCCGGTGCGGCTGTTAATCACTACTTTCGCCGCTTCCTGAGCCGGGTCAACGTTTATATTTTCGAGAATGGACAAGAAGCTCACACGCTGGGACGGGTCCCGGGGTGCACGCACTGAAATGGAGGTTGCGTCATGGGCATACGCCATATCGGGGCCAAGGTGGCCGTTAATTGCCTCTACGACGCGACGGGCCGTGGTGAAATCCGACCGGAGCAGGTTGAACGTGATGGTGTCGCCCTCGGTAAACGGCGACACGACTTCCCGCTCAATGGTGGCGCCATTGGGAATCCGGCCAACGCTGGGAACGTTTACCGTTATCTTGGAACCATCCTGCCCCTGGGCACCAAAACCACCCACCACCAGGCTTCCCTGCGCAATGGCGTAGATATTGCCATCGGCACCTTTCAGCGGAGTCATCAGCAACGTGCCACCACGAAGGCTGCTGGCATTGCCGATGGACGAGACGGTGATATCCATCTCCTGCCCTGGCTTGGCGAACGGCGGCAAGGTTGCGCTCACGGTGACCGCCGCGACGTTCTTCAGATTCGGGTTCACGCCTTCTGGCAGGGTAACCCCGAACTGATTCATCATGTTCCGGAACGTCTGATTGGTGAATGGCGCTTTATCGCCAGTGCCATCCAGGCCGACCACCAGGCCATAACCGACCAACTGGTTGTTACGCACGCCTTTAATCCGGGCCAGATCCTTCAGGCGATCCGCCAGTACTGGCTGGGCGCACACCGCCAGCATGACCACCATTGCCAATACGCGTTTCATGCTCATAGCGGCCACCATTCACTGTTAAAGAAGCGCCCGACCCAGCCCATCTGGTTGGCCTGATCGAAGTCTCCGGTACCGCCATAGGCGATGCGGGCATCGGCGATCCGATTCGAGACCACACTGTTGTCCGGCTGGATGTCCTGGGGCCGGACCAGTCCGGTCAGACGGATGAACTCCGAGCCATTGGTCAGGGTCAACCACTTTTCGCCCCGGATGCGCAGCACACCATTGGGCAGCACTTCCGTGACCGTGACGGTGATATCACCCGCCAGGCTGTTGCTCTGGTCTGCCTCGGCAGAACCCTCAAAATCCCGGTCCTGGCGGAAAGCGGAATTAATGCCCAGATTGTTTTTGCCGAACAGGGTGGGCTCTGGCAAGGTCATATCGCTTTCCTTGCTGATGCTGGTTTCGGCGTTCTTGCTGGCGCGCGTGGACTCCTCCAGCTTCACCGTGAGTACATCACCGACGTTCAGCGCAGTGGTATCTCCGTAGAAATTGTAGTTACGGGACGCCTGGTAAATGGAGCCGGAGTTGGGTTCCTGTTGCATCATTGCCTGAGCACGAACCGGCGCATAGTGGGGGTCATCCGGCACCGGGCGCGGCCGGTCCATCGCGGTACACCCCTGCAGCAGTATCAAAGCCCCCATCAGTCCCAGTGAGGGCCGGTGCGCCGGTTTCGTGGTTCGAATGATGCGTTTCATGGCTTAACCAATATTCTGAGTGATGAACTGCAGCATCTGATCGGTGGTGGAAACCACCTTCGAGTTCATTTCATAGGCCCGCTGGGTGGTAATCATATTCACCAACTCTTCCACCACCTCAACGTTCGAGGACTCGATGGAACCCTGCTCCACGGTGCCGAGGCCGGCCAGCCCCGGTTCTCCGGCAGCCGGATCACCACTGGCGTTGGTCGCCTTGAACAGGTTGTTGCCGATCGCCTGCAAGCCCTGAGGATTGACGAAGTCCACCAGCGTAACCTGACCGAGGTTCACCGGCGCCGCCTGGTCGTCGGTAATTGCCGTCACGGTGCCGTCCTTGCCGATGGTCACACTGGTGGCGTTTTCCGGTACGTTGATGGCCGGCTCCAGGGCGTAACCATCCGGATTCACAACGTCACCGTTGGCATTCAACTGGAACTGGCCGTCACGGGTGTACGCCACCTGACCATCGGGCATCTGAATCTGGAAAAAGCCGCGACCATTCACCGCCATATCCAGTGGCTGTTCGGTGACTTGCAGGTTGCCCTGGGAAAACTGCTTGGCGGTGCCCACAACCCGCACGCCAGTGCCCAGCTGGAGGCCGGAAGGCAGTTCGGAGTTCTGGCTGCTCATGCCACCGGGCTGACGATTGATCTGGTAGAGCAGGTCCTGAAACACAGCGCGATCACGCTTGAACCCGGTCGTGTTCACGTTGGCCAGGTTGTTTGAAATGGTGGACATGTTGGTGTCCTGCGCGCTCAACCCGGTTTTGCTAACCCAAAGTGCTGGATGCATGGATACTCTCCTCGCCGGGGCGGAATCCTGCGGCGATGTTTTGCCGCTTTCCGCCCTTCAAGCCATTGATTCAGTCGTTATTAGAGGTTCTGCAACAGTCGTGCCGTGGCTTCGGAATTTTCATTGGCCGTGGTCATCACCTTCACCTGCATCTCGTACTGTCGCGACAGCTGCAGGTTGGCAATCATTTCTTCCACCGCATTGACGTTGGAGCTTTCCAGAAACCCGGTTGCTACCCGCAGCGTGCCGTCCACCGGCTCTGCGCCACCAATCGCCTGATCCGGTTTGCGACGCATAAAACCGTCCGGACCTTTTTCCAGGGCCTCGGCCGGCGGGTTCACCAGCTTCAGGCGGTCAACCTCGATTAACTCGCCTGGCGCTCCTCCGACAGGAACCACAGAGATGGTTCCGTCCGCCCCGATCTGAACGTTATCAAACGGCGGCAACGCCACCGGGCCGCCGTTGCCCAACACCAACTCACCACCCGGCATGCGCACCAGACCGTTCACATCAACCTGCAAGCTGCCAGTGCGGGTAAAGACTTCTTGGCCAAGATCGTTCTGAATAGCCAGCCAACCATTCCCATCCAGTGCCACGTCCATTTTCCGGCCGGTTGCCATCAGCGGGCCGGCGGATAAATCGGTACCGGGATTTTCGGTCATGGCGTATGCCCGGGTCGGGTGATGCTCCCCGAAAACCGGCATGCTTCGGGCCTGGGCAAAGTCTTTCTTGAATCCGGCGGTGTTGACGTTCGCCAGGTTGTTGGCATGAGCACGCTGGGCAAACATATTCTGCTTGGCGCCAGACATGCCGATGTAGAGGGCTTTATCCATGGGCAAACTCCTGCCGGAATTTTGACTGTTTACAGTCTTCCTGCAGGAGTTGTGCCAGATTGAGGGGCTAGTTTTTAACGAAGGTTGATGATGGTCTGCGTCACCGCATCAGAGGTTTCAATGGTCTTGGCATTGGCCTGATAGTTACGCTGGGCAATGATCAGATTCACAAGTTCCGCCGATAGATCCACGTTGGACTCTTCGACCGAACTGGCGGTAATCGAGCCAAGGGTGCCGGTGTTCGGCGCGCCAATGACCGGCTGCCCGGATTCAAAGGTTTCCACCCACGAGGTTTCGCCAACCGGCGACAAGCCATTGGTGTTATTGAACGATGCCAAAGCCACCTGGCCCAGCGCCTTGGACTGCCCGTTGGTATAGCGGGCGAACAACACACCTTCATTCGAGACATCGAGACCGGACAGTCGGCCGGTGGTGTAACCATTCTGGCGCTGATCATTAACACCGAAGACGGCGCCGTACTGGGTCGTGTCGCCCAGGTCGATCACGAACGCGGAGCTCGTCGGCGGCTCGGGAATCGGCGTTACAACCTGGGCGCCGGCCAGCGGCGGACCATCGGCGCCGTTCGGCTGGCCACTTTCATCCTTGGGAATCCAGTCGGAAACCACGATTTCCCCTTCCGGATCGCCATCAATGGACTGCAGATTGCCATCCTGGTCGAACCGAGCCGTATAGGGTGTCTGGTCGGTGCCTGCCACCATTTCACCGTCAACCTGAAGGTAGATAGACCATTCGCTGACACCCACACCGTTGCCTGGTGCCGGCTCTTTCACAAAGAACTGGGTCAGTTCGTGGGGATTACCCAGGCTGTCGTAGATGGTGGTCGACGTGGCATGGTTGTAGGTGCGCTGATCCAGAGGATTGAACGCATTGGTGATCCGGATCGGCGAAGCATTGAAAGCGGTCTCGAAATTGCCATCCGCCGGGTCGTCGATCCCGGCGACAATCCGGTCCGCGGTCACGTTCACATCACCGACAACCTGAACCGGACCTACATTTGTGGCGCCATCACTGTAGGAGTAATCCAGCGTCTCGCCCTGATTGTGAATAATCCGCAGCACATCGTTACCGGCACCGTCATCCACGACGGATGCCGAAATGGCCGTTTCGCTGGAATCGTTGATAGCGCCTGCCAGATCCTGCAGCGACGACACACCACTGGTATCCAGGGTCAGCGGGCTACCGTTGATATTCAGGCTGAAAGAGAATGAGCCGCCACTGATGTAGGCATCAGTCAACCCGTTGAGCTCAGCAGTTGTGGTCGCCGATGCACTCAGCCCGTTAACAGCATTCAACGCCGAAACCGCGTCACGGGCGGAGGCCGCCGGGTCAATCGCCACCGAGTCAGCCGGTGTGCCGTCAGAGTACTGGACCGTGAAAGTTTCGCCCTGCAAACCGGTCACGCTCAACGGGCCGATATCCCTTACCCGGTTCTCAAGCACAGATTCACGGGAATCCAGATTCAGATCGGACTGCAAATTCGTGGTACGACGCGGTGCCAGGTTGTCGGTCTGAACCTGCAGATCGCCACGAACCCCGGACAGATTGCCGTCGTCATCGGCAACGTAACCCTGCACACGCATGTTCTGGTTGTTGGTGACGTAGCCATTCTTGTCGATACCGAACTGACCGGCACGGGAATAACGGATTTCGCCACCATTATTGAGCACGAAAAAACCATCACCACTGATGGCCATATCCAGACCATTGTCAGTGAAACTGATGTTGCCTTGACCGAAGGATTGCGCCACGTCCTGCACCCGCACACCACCACCAATGGCGTTGCTGCCGGCACTCAGGAAGCCACTGGCGTAGAGGTCGCCGAACTGCACGTCGCTGCTTTTAAAACCGACGGTACTGGCGTTTGCGATGTTGTTGCCAGTGACATCAAGATCGACCGATGCCGCCCGAAGGCCGCTGAGCCCCGTGTTAAAAGCCATAATTCACCTCTTTTCTGACACCGGTTATTAGTTGATTTGTTGTACTTCAGAGAGGGCAATGGAGCCCATGCCAGCCAGATTCAAAGTCACCGAGCCGTTACGCCCCAGCGAGACGCTGTCGACATTGGCGCTGACCATAGTGCCGAGCTGAAGGGTACCTTCCGGGTAGGAAGCCTCAGCCACGATCCGGTAGGGTCCGGGCGGCAATGGGTTGCCGTTACCATCCTGGCCATCCCAGCTAAAGGACGTTACGCCGGCCGGCGCGCTGCCCAGATCCATCTGCCGGACAAGCTCCCCACTCTGGCTCTGAACAGACAGGCGCAGGCCTCCCGTGGAAGCCGGCACCTGAATGGTGCCACTGACCTCACCTTCCGCCCCCAGCACACCCACACCCGAGGGCGCGAGCACTGATTTGCCCACCATCGCAGAGGCCTGCAGCGCCTGGGTGGAACGGAACTGGCCGACCACATCATCAACCCGGCCCGAGAGTTTCTGCATTTCCTCAAGGGAGCTGAACTGTGCCAGCTGAGAAATAAACTCACCGTTATCCTGCGGCTCCAGCGGATTCTGGTTCTTCAGCTGCGCGAGCATCAGTTCCATGAACTCGTTGCGCCCCAGCTCACTGTTTCCGCCTGCGTCATCACGCCGCTGCAGCTGGTACTGGCTCAGGACATCCGATGCGTTACCTACATTACCTACGCTCATTTTGTTGGTCCTCGCCGACTCACTGCTGACCCAGGGTCAGAATTCGCTGCATCATGGACTTGGCGGCATTCATGACGTCCACATTCATCTGAAAGCTGCGGGACGACGACATCATGTCCGCCATTTCGTCAACCACATTCACATTTGGATAGAACACATATCCATCTTCGTTTGCCGCCGGATGATTCGGCTCATAACGCATCTGCAGATCTTCCTGACTTTCAACAATGCCTTCGACCCGTACCCCGGCTCCCTGCTCCGGGTTCAAAACCCCAAACCCCGCTCCATTTGGGTTCAGCATGGCCTGATGAACGGCAGAAAATACCGGTTTTCTGGCCCGATAGGTGGTTTCAGTGCTTGAGCTGGCCGTTTCGGCATTGGCAATATTCGAAGCCGTGGTGTTCAGCCGCAGGGACTGGGCGGTCATGCCAGAACCGGCGATGTCGAAAATGCTACCCAATGACATGTTTGCTCTCCTTAATCATTCGCGTCGCTGCGGCTCATTCGCCTTTCAGAGCCTTGGTAAGGCCGCTGAACTTGCTGTTCAGAAACTGGAAACTCGCCTGGAAATCCATGGCGTTGCGCATGAACCGGCTTTGCTCTGCCTGGGCATCCACGGTGTTGCCATCGATCGAGGGCTGTTGCGGGTTGCGATACATCAGGCTGCTATCCGAAGCACTCAGGGAAGTGTCCATGTGCCGGTCGTCGGTGCGATTCATCGCAAAGCCACTGGTCGATTCCTGCGCCCGCTGCATCATTGCCTTGAAATCGACATCTCTGGCCTTGAAGCCCGGCGTGTCGGCATTCGCAAGGTTGTTTGCCAGCACTTCAGCCCGCTTTACCCGGGTTTGCAACGCCTGCTCGTGAATACCGAGCGCCTTGTCAAAGGAAATTGCCATAAAGCCTCCTGAATCTGCATCCGCATGCCGACAAGCCTTGCCGGTGATGCGCTTTGCTTAGACTCAAGCAATCAGAATGCCAAAACTTCCAAAAGAGCGAGAGCTCACTAATTCCGGGGCTTTGACAGGGATAGGGCGCGGAGCAGATCAACTCTGAAAGAGGAAATGGATTGGAAAAACGGCAAACTGGTGCCCTTGCCGCCACAGCCGAATCATCAGCGCCGGCGGCAAGTCAGCGGACCAACTCTAGCCCGGCCACCGGCTAACGAATTCATCAACCTCCGGCCGGGGCACCCTGGGCTTCTCAGCGACAACAGTACCGGTGTAGAGGAAGCCGATAATCTTCTCTTCGGAGGCCAGACCCAGGCCCCCGGCAACCTCCGGGTTATAGGCCACATCTCCGGTTCGCCACATCACCCCAAATCCGGCCTCCTGCAGCGCCAGGGCCAGGAAACTCATACCGGTCGCCGCTGACATCACCTGCTCGATTTCCGGAACCTTCGGATGAACCTTCGGCGAGGCAATGCCGACAATCACCATCGGCGCGCGCCCCGGCGCCTTGCGAAGCTTCGCCAGTTTCGCGGCATCGTCAGGATCGCCGCACGATGAGGCAAACAACTCACCAAGCGCGCCCAACCCATCACCCTCTATCACCAGGTAACGCCAGGGACGCAACAGTGCATGATCCGGAGCCCTGGCAGCACAGGCGAATGCTCGGTCCAAAACCTGCTGGTCCGGGGCCGGCGCCTGCAGCCTCGGTTCGGAAGATCGGTTAAGAAGAAATTCACTTACTGAAGTCATATCGTCTCGCCGGTTACTAAAGGATCAAATTCAACAACACGACAACACATGAATGCCGATTGCGTAAATTGTGAGTTACTTGTAATGCTGATAATCTTTAAACAATAGAAAATCAATCCAAAAAAAATATAAGCAGCCCGGACATAGCCCCATGAGTGACGCTCAGAGTTTCCGCAATTTTGCAGAATTCTATCCGTACTATCTGGAAGAGCACAGCGATGTCACCTGCCGGAGGCTGCACTTTGTCGGTAGCTTGCTGGTTCTGATCGTTGGTGCCTGGGCGCTGGTAACTGGCAAGTTTATCTGGTTGCTCAGCTTACCGTTAATTGGCTATGGCTTTGCCTGGGTTGGGCACTTCAAGTTCGAGAAAAACCGCCCTGCAACCTTCAAGCATCCCTTTTATAGCCTGATGGGAGACTGGGTAATGTTCAAGGATATGCTGGTTGGCAGGATTCGTTTCTAACATGCTCAGTACTCCGGCAGAATTACGGGCCACGACCAGCGCCCCCAGCAAACCCATGGGCTCCGACCATCATACGGTCGCGATTCCGCCGATGCCGGATTACAACGGCCGGGCCTTGGCCTACACAGCTGCGGCAGCCATGATCGTTACAGGCGTGCTGCAAAATGCCTTTCACCAATGGCAGCTGTGGCTGGTGGTTGCCGCCTTCGTCTGGCCGCACCTGGCCTACCTGCTTACCCGTCGCACGTTTTTACGGAAGTCGCCGCGCATTCGGCAGAAGATGCTGATTTTTGACTGCGTGGTGGGCGGTGCCTTTGTTGGCTGCATTGGCCTCGTTGCCATTCCATCGGCGTCCGTCGCACTGATGCTTATGTTCAGTTGCCTGATCGTCGGGGGCATTCGCCAGTGGATGCTGGGCACCGGCTTTCTTGTCGCAACCACGGCAGCAACCCTGGCGGTTGCCGGTGGCCCGGCGGAGAACTTTCATGCCCCGCTGTTAACCAGCATCGTTTCAATATTGGCAACGGGCATCTACATCTGCGTCACTGCCTACTACTCTCATCAGCAGGCCCAGGCCCTGATGCTGGCCAAAACCCAGATCCAGAATCAGCGAGAGCAGTCCATCGCCCTGTCCCATAAGTTGTCCAAGTACCTGTCTCCTCAGGTCTGGCAGTCCATCTTTACCGGGGAACGGGATGTTCGCCTCGAAACCCAGCGCAAAAAACTGGTCGTGTTCTTTTCCGACATCAAGGGCTTCACGGAGCTGTCCGAAGAGATGGAGCCCGAGGCGCTGACCGAACTGCTCAATCACTACTTCAATGAAATGTCCGAAGTGGCCCTCAAATATGGCGGCACCATCGACAAATTCGTGGGCGACTCCATCATGGTGTTCTTTGGCGACCCCACCAGCCGGGGGCAACGAGAAGACGCCATGGCATGCGTCTCCATGGCCATCGAGATGCGCAAGCACATGAAGATCATGCGCCAGAAATGGCGCAGCCAGGGTATCAAAACCCCGTTGGAAATCCGCATGGGTATCAGTACCGGTTACACCACCGTGGGTAACTTCGGTGCAGAGAACCGCATGGATTACACCATTATCGGCAAGGAAGTGAACCTGGCGAGCCGCCTTGAGTCTCTGGCTGAACCGGGAGAAATCCTTGTCTCCTACGAGACTTT includes these proteins:
- a CDS encoding flagellar hook protein FlgE; translated protein: MAFNTGLSGLRAASVDLDVTGNNIANASTVGFKSSDVQFGDLYASGFLSAGSNAIGGGVRVQDVAQSFGQGNISFTDNGLDMAISGDGFFVLNNGGEIRYSRAGQFGIDKNGYVTNNQNMRVQGYVADDDGNLSGVRGDLQVQTDNLAPRRTTNLQSDLNLDSRESVLENRVRDIGPLSVTGLQGETFTVQYSDGTPADSVAIDPAASARDAVSALNAVNGLSASATTTAELNGLTDAYISGGSFSFSLNINGSPLTLDTSGVSSLQDLAGAINDSSETAISASVVDDGAGNDVLRIIHNQGETLDYSYSDGATNVGPVQVVGDVNVTADRIVAGIDDPADGNFETAFNASPIRITNAFNPLDQRTYNHATSTTIYDSLGNPHELTQFFVKEPAPGNGVGVSEWSIYLQVDGEMVAGTDQTPYTARFDQDGNLQSIDGDPEGEIVVSDWIPKDESGQPNGADGPPLAGAQVVTPIPEPPTSSAFVIDLGDTTQYGAVFGVNDQRQNGYTTGRLSGLDVSNEGVLFARYTNGQSKALGQVALASFNNTNGLSPVGETSWVETFESGQPVIGAPNTGTLGSITASSVEESNVDLSAELVNLIIAQRNYQANAKTIETSDAVTQTIINLR
- the flgC gene encoding flagellar basal body rod protein FlgC — encoded protein: MSLGSIFDIAGSGMTAQSLRLNTTASNIANAETASSSTETTYRARKPVFSAVHQAMLNPNGAGFGVLNPEQGAGVRVEGIVESQEDLQMRYEPNHPAANEDGYVFYPNVNVVDEMADMMSSSRSFQMNVDVMNAAKSMMQRILTLGQQ
- a CDS encoding nitroreductase family protein, which produces MTSVSEFLLNRSSEPRLQAPAPDQQVLDRAFACAARAPDHALLRPWRYLVIEGDGLGALGELFASSCGDPDDAAKLAKLRKAPGRAPMVIVGIASPKVHPKVPEIEQVMSAATGMSFLALALQEAGFGVMWRTGDVAYNPEVAGGLGLASEEKIIGFLYTGTVVAEKPRVPRPEVDEFVSRWPG
- the flgK gene encoding flagellar hook-associated protein FlgK; its protein translation is MAGLLGIGLSGILSHQTALNTTGNNITNANTDGYSRQEVLFETQEGQRTGAGTIGSGVNVTNIRRLANEFLVQQVREDSTLYGEQQALNAELSRLDNLLGGEATGLSDALNNFFAALQNAAEDPTSLPQRQLVLSEAEQVVNRFQSLHQEFIQQRESIKTQMQQGVKDANALLKTIAELNLAISESPGLAQGKMPNELLDQRDEALRQLSELVSIKVSEAEGSQVNVALSNGLSLVVGNNAAAFGTTENAEDPTRLSFTLSNGGRTLNIDEQIVGGKLGGLRRFDQEALKPAADELGRIAIALSASVNQQHEIGMDLEGDLGGLFFQDVNDLTLQRSRVIASASNQPPQTGRLAVEITDSSVLAASSYSLQFSGDGRNFELIDQMSGKIVNQGRLPDPVQSEISMPGFNIRIEGGDFNPGDKYLIQPTRNAAQNIGMVVNREEDLAFASPIRAAAGDQNIGGGQIDQGTMLNVRNPFTNSVLPEFAQQGQLSPPLEVRFRDDGGTLVYDLYDASSGTLLEAGDASAAPPVNTFTSGVSNALFPEDPADPGYRGFQFEISGQPAPGDSFTIDFNRNGVSDNRNVEFLAALGTANTLNNGSQSFSEGYAGLVEEIGVQTRQSQLDKEAGKTLLEQSTNQRESVSGVNLDEEAGKLIQYQAAYNASAQVMSVAQDLFNTLLQSFR
- the flgB gene encoding flagellar basal body rod protein FlgB, encoding MAISFDKALGIHEQALQTRVKRAEVLANNLANADTPGFKARDVDFKAMMQRAQESTSGFAMNRTDDRHMDTSLSASDSSLMYRNPQQPSIDGNTVDAQAEQSRFMRNAMDFQASFQFLNSKFSGLTKALKGE
- a CDS encoding flagellar basal body rod protein FlgF, yielding MDKALYIGMSGAKQNMFAQRAHANNLANVNTAGFKKDFAQARSMPVFGEHHPTRAYAMTENPGTDLSAGPLMATGRKMDVALDGNGWLAIQNDLGQEVFTRTGSLQVDVNGLVRMPGGELVLGNGGPVALPPFDNVQIGADGTISVVPVGGAPGELIEVDRLKLVNPPAEALEKGPDGFMRRKPDQAIGGAEPVDGTLRVATGFLESSNVNAVEEMIANLQLSRQYEMQVKVMTTANENSEATARLLQNL
- the flgJ gene encoding flagellar assembly peptidoglycan hydrolase FlgJ; amino-acid sequence: MKDYQLQQAQVYTDFNGLNALKAQARTDKQAALEQVAKQFESLFLSEMLKSMRKAGAVFAEGNHLNSSQSEFYRDMFDSQISLSMAKGHGHGTGIAEALVRQLGQQVPGVDAPGAERLKRSLADYDRNLPALSSRLPERVEQVKSVADTVNVASAEAGKSLPDQFDSPEQFVHALLPLAEQVAGDSGIDPKLMVAQAALETGWGRYMIKGDNHQPSHNLFGIKADSRWQGEAVSITTTEYRDGLPMKEQAAFRAYPDYESSFRDYVAFLESNPRYREVLAVADKPELFAEKLQEAGYATDPNYGDKIRQIMNRDSLMTLSLGASDTEENF
- a CDS encoding flagellar hook assembly protein FlgD: MSVGNVGNASDVLSQYQLQRRDDAGGNSELGRNEFMELMLAQLKNQNPLEPQDNGEFISQLAQFSSLEEMQKLSGRVDDVVGQFRSTQALQASAMVGKSVLAPSGVGVLGAEGEVSGTIQVPASTGGLRLSVQSQSGELVRQMDLGSAPAGVTSFSWDGQDGNGNPLPPGPYRIVAEASYPEGTLQLGTMVSANVDSVSLGRNGSVTLNLAGMGSIALSEVQQIN
- the flgG gene encoding flagellar basal-body rod protein FlgG, whose amino-acid sequence is MHPALWVSKTGLSAQDTNMSTISNNLANVNTTGFKRDRAVFQDLLYQINRQPGGMSSQNSELPSGLQLGTGVRVVGTAKQFSQGNLQVTEQPLDMAVNGRGFFQIQMPDGQVAYTRDGQFQLNANGDVVNPDGYALEPAINVPENATSVTIGKDGTVTAITDDQAAPVNLGQVTLVDFVNPQGLQAIGNNLFKATNASGDPAAGEPGLAGLGTVEQGSIESSNVEVVEELVNMITTQRAYEMNSKVVSTTDQMLQFITQNIG
- a CDS encoding flagellar basal body P-ring protein FlgI encodes the protein MSMKRVLAMVVMLAVCAQPVLADRLKDLARIKGVRNNQLVGYGLVVGLDGTGDKAPFTNQTFRNMMNQFGVTLPEGVNPNLKNVAAVTVSATLPPFAKPGQEMDITVSSIGNASSLRGGTLLMTPLKGADGNIYAIAQGSLVVGGFGAQGQDGSKITVNVPSVGRIPNGATIEREVVSPFTEGDTITFNLLRSDFTTARRVVEAINGHLGPDMAYAHDATSISVRAPRDPSQRVSFLSILENINVDPAQEAAKVVINSRTGTIVVGQNVQVSPAAVTHGNLTVTIQENPEVVQPNPFAQGETALQQDTQIAVTEEPARMFKFGPAVTLNEIVQAVNQVGAAPGDVMAVLEALKQAGALRAELIVI
- the flgH gene encoding flagellar basal body L-ring protein FlgH, producing MGALILLQGCTAMDRPRPVPDDPHYAPVRAQAMMQQEPNSGSIYQASRNYNFYGDTTALNVGDVLTVKLEESTRASKNAETSISKESDMTLPEPTLFGKNNLGINSAFRQDRDFEGSAEADQSNSLAGDITVTVTEVLPNGVLRIRGEKWLTLTNGSEFIRLTGLVRPQDIQPDNSVVSNRIADARIAYGGTGDFDQANQMGWVGRFFNSEWWPL